Proteins found in one Crassostrea angulata isolate pt1a10 chromosome 3, ASM2561291v2, whole genome shotgun sequence genomic segment:
- the LOC128175427 gene encoding replication stress response regulator SDE2-like, whose translation MEDIKLINDLRELNKNDFYITCNGKIVQRHEEIKEGNLYRIVPRLLGGKGGFGSMLRAIGAQIDKTNNREACRDLSGRRMRDVNNEKQLKEWVAKKAEKEKEREEKRKERMERRRAVPNHKFDDPLYDKQRAVVAENQEDALQIGLRRAQSKQKASCTITSVEEAGPSGSGLKRKSESKGGPCKKATKHNEWLGIDIENLSDLDSEEESDSSNSEKSSEDQSVSSSSCQEQTEATSIDPSQNTASKSQVTPDSEVNMEETQQTSSDSCKESKQESTVGQTDNGGQSSSSSSSTVEPDKGSTETQEDKPFDFDDYSSATDMEVLGLKKLKSLLIERGMKCGGTLQQRAERLFTVKGLDPKDIDPSLLAKPSKGKGKK comes from the exons atggAAGATATAAAGTTAATCAACGATCTACGTGAATTAAACAAA AATGATTTTTACATCACATGTAATGGGAAAATTGTCCAGAGACATGAAGAGATTAAGGAAGGAAATCTTTATCGGATTGTTCCCAGATTACTTGGTGGCAAGGGAG GGTTTGGTTCAATGCTAAGGGCCATTGGAGCACAGATTGACAAAACAAACAACCGAGAAGCCTGTCGAGATCTCAGTGGACGGCGGATGAGAGATGTTAACAATGAAAAGCA gcTTAAAGAGTGGGTTGCAAAAAAGgcagagaaagaaaaagagcgagaagaaaaaagaaaagaaagaatgGAGAGAAGGCGAGCTGTACCAAACCATAAATTTGATGACCCTCTTTATGATAAGCAAAGAGCAGTTGTGGCAGAAAATCAAGAAGATGCTCTCCAGATTG gACTACGACGAGCGCAAAGTAAACAAAAAGCATCTTGCACTATAACATCGGTGGAAGAGGCAGGACCTTCAGGGAGTGGACTGAAACGAAAGTCGGAGAGCAAGGGTGGACCCTGTAAAAAAGCCACCAAACACAATGAATG gcTTGGAATTGACATTGAGAATTTAAGTGACCTGGACAGTGAAGAAGAAAGTGACTCATCAAATAGCGAAAAGTCTTCAGAGGACCAAAGTGTCAGTTCTAGTAGCTGCCAAGAACAGACTGAAGCCACCAGCATTGATCCTTCCCAAAACACAGCCTCAAAATCACAAGTGACCCCAGATAGCGAGGTGAACATGGAGGAAACTCAGCAAACATCCTCAGATTCTTGCAAGGAGTCTAAGCAAGAGAGTACAGTTGGTCAGACAGACAATGGAGGTCAGAGTTCATCCTCCAGTAGCAGCACTGTAGAACCAGACAAAGGGTCAACAGAGACACAG GAGGACAAGCCATTTGACTTTGATGACTACAGCAGTGCGACAGATATGGAGGTTTTGGGACTTAAGAAGTTGAAGTCTCTCCTGATAGAAAGGGGGATGAAGTGTGGAGGAACCCTACAACAACGAGCGGAGAGGCTGTTCACTGTCAAAGGACTGGACCCAAAGGACATTGATCCATCATTGCTTGCCAAACCCTCTAAGGGGAAAGGAAAGAAATAa